TACATCTTCTATAGAGTTGTCTGGTCCTATGGATAATCTTAGTGAACCATGAGATAATGCTGGTTTGATACCTAATGCTGCAAGTACGTGTGATCCTTTAAGGTCATGTGTTGAACATGCTGATCCTGTTGCTGCATTAATTCCTTCATTGTCTAGTCTTAGGATTAATGATTCTCCTTCAATTCCTGAAAATCTTAGATGTACATTATTTGGTAATCTGTGTTCCATACTACCATTTACATAGGAATCTTTTACTTGACTGGTTACTTTTTCAATTATTGCATCTCTGATTTCTTGGTTGTGTTTCATGTGTTCGTCAAGTTTTTCATTTGCAATTTCTGCTGCTTTACCGAAACCTACAATTCCTGGCATATTTTCTGTTCCAGATCTGTTTCCATCTTCTTGTCCTCCACCATGTATGAGTACTTCGAATCGTACTCCTTTTTTGATGTAGATTGCTCCTATTCCTTTAGGGCCGTTGATTTTATGACTTGATATTGATAATACATCTACATTTTGTTCTTTTACATCTACTGGTATTTTTCCTGCACTTTGTACTGCATCTGTGTGGAATAGTACACCGTGTTCGTGTGCTATTTCTCCTATTTCTTTGATTGGTTGGATTGTTCCTACTTCATTGTTTGCATGCATGATACTTATGAGTATTGTACTATCTTTTATAGCAGCTTTTAAGTCGTCGAGGTTGATGATTCCTTCTGATCCTACTGGAAGATATGTTATTTCGAATCCGAATTTTTCTAGGAATTTACATGTATTTAATACTGCTGGGTGTTCAATGGTTGTGGTTATAATATGGTTTCTTGGGTTTTCTGGTGTAGCTTTTTGGTATTCTTTTAGTGCTACTCCTTTTAGTACCATGTTGTCTGATTCTGTTCCACCACTGGTAAATGTTATTTCGGATGGGTCTGCATTAATTAGGTCTGCTACTTGTTTTCTTGCTTTTTCTAATGCTCTTTTTGCGTCTACTCCTAATCCGTATAGTGTTGATGCATTTCCGAATTTTTCATTGAAGTATGGTAACATTTCTTTTAGTACTTCTTCATCTACTGCTGTAGTAGCTGAGTTGTCCATGTAAATTTTTTTATCTGCCATTAGTCTAGTCTCCTTATTTTTATAATATAATATTTATTATCTTTTTTTCTTAACTATTGTTACTTTTTTTTATTCACAATGTTATTTTTTTAAAAAGTAGTATTTAAACTTTTATATATGTTATTATATTTTTTCACAGTAATTTTCTAGCATGAATTACTTAAATAAATATTATTGTACGTCCTAAAAATATTTAAGAAATGTCTAAGATTAAATCTTTTTGTAGCTTATTCTTTCTACATGGTTAATATAGTAGTATATACTCTTTCATAATGTTTATCAATAAATATTATGAATTATGTATCTTGCTGAGTATTTTTAGGATAGTGTATGTGTAGTAGTTATTTCATTTTGTTTACTATTATATCAAATAGTGTTTTACAATTATTATATTCGAAACTTTTAAATTTAATTCTCAATATAAGAATTAACCATATAATAAATAAGATGATTATATGACCGAACAAAAAACACATAATTTGGGATTAGATAAATTAGTACTTCCCATAATAATAGTAATTGCATGGTATATCATATCTGATGTATTAATGTTATTCCCATCTTATATTCTGCCAGGACCTCTTGAGGTAATAACTGCATTTATAAATCAAATTTCTTCAGGAAGTCTATTTAGAGATATTATAGATACATTATACAGAGTACTTGTAGGTATGTTTCTAGCAGCAGTGGTAGGAATATCATTAGGTATAGTCTTAGGTGAATCAAAAAGATTAGAACGATTATGTAATCTTATAATAAGTATATTAAGACCAATACCACCAATAGCATGGATACCATTTTCAATATTATGGTTTGGAATTGGTACAGCTCCTGCAGTATTCATTATATTTATGGGTTGTGTATTTCCAATACTAATATCAACTATAGATGGAGTACGTAGAACTAGAAAAGTACTACTTGAAGCAGCACTATCATTTGGAGCTTCTAGAACTCAATTATTAACAGAAGTAATACTACCTTCAACAATACCTTACATAATATCTGCTCTAAAAGTAGCAATAGGTGTAGCATTAATGTGTACTATTGCTGGTGAAATGATTGGTTCAAGTACAGGTATAGGACACATGATTTTAACATCAACAAATATATTTGATACAGGGTCTACTGTTGTAGGTATGCTTGTAATAGGATTTTTAGGAATAATCTTTGATTATATATTTACAAAAATCCAAGAAAGAATATTCTGGTAAGGTGAGTAAATGACATTTGAAATAGAAAATGTATCAAAAAAATTCATATCTAATGAACATGAAGAAGTAAATGCATTAGAAGATATAAATTTAACAATAGAATCAAATAAATTTGTTTGTTTCATTGGACCCTCTGGTTGTGGAAAAACAACACTTCTTCGTTTAATGGAAGGATTTGAAAATCCAAGTGAAGGAACAATAAAAGATAATGGTGAAATAGTTTTAGAACCATCTAGAAGTAGGGGATTTATTTTTCAGGATTATTCACTGTTTCCATGGCTTAATGTGATTGATAATGTTACATTTGGTTTAATGATTGCAGGTAAACCAGAAGAGGAAAATAAAGAAAGAGCACTTAAATACTTAAAAGCAGTTGGATTAGAAGAATTTGCATATAGTTATCCTCATGAATTATCTGGTGGAATGAAACAAAGAGTTGCAATAATTAGATCTATAATTAATGATTGTGATACATTACTTATGGATGAACCATTTAGTGCATTGGATGTTCAAACAAAAAAAGGTCTCCAAAAGATGTTAGTAGAAAATTGGAGAAAACATAATAGAACAATAGTATTTGTAACTCATGATGTGGATGAAGCAGTATATCTTGCAGATGAAATAGTTGTATTTTCAAGAAGACCTGGAAAAATAAAGAAAATAATTAAAAATAATTTACCACGTCCACGTGATAGAGAAACACATGAATTCCATGATTTAGTATTTGAAGTTACAAATTATATTGATGAATCAGAAGATGTTTAATCATTCACCTTTAACTTTTTTTTAAGTATATTTTTCCTAAACTCAAATATCTAAACTTATTTTATAAAAAAAAGATTATATTGTATTTAATAATACAATTTATTTAATTATCTACTTGTGCAACAAGTTGCATAATTTGGGCAGCTTTCATACCTGAAATGTTCAATGTTTTTAAAGCTTTAATAGTTGCAGTATTAAGATTCATATTGGATACTACTAAGTTTTCAGTGACATATTTTCTGAATTGATTATATTGTTCATTGTCATTAAAAACGGTTCTAAGACTATATGCAACAGGTCTTAATTTTTCATCTAATTCTTTAGCTAAATCTTCAATTGCATTATCATTAGCTTTAACCATTTCAGTTTGTAAAGCATGACCTATATCATTACGTGTAAAACTTTTTTCAAGTTCTTCAAGTAAAAATTCATCTACAACTTCATTATCTTTAATATTGTCCTTTAATTTTTTACTTCTTTTGTTTGATTTAACAAAATCTTCATAGAAATTATCAATTAGGGTTTGTTTGTTATCAAATAATCTATCTACTGTGCTAAGTAAAACTGTACTTGCATATTTTTTAATATTTTTTTCAGTTATCATATTATTCCCTTGGATGTACTCTTAATAGAAATAATTTATTTTTTATTATTAATATTTATTTAGAGAATAAAATAGTGATTTTAATTAGTTTGATATGTTTTTTAAAATTAGTTAATAAGGGAGTTGAAAAGAGGAATTGTAATAAGTAGATTATTACAATTATTCTTATTTAATATCCAATTTCTTTATGGAAGTAATCATATAAGTATACTGCAACAATTGCTCCAATTATTGGTGCAATTAAATAAATTGGGTAGTAAGCAAAGGCATTTGCTCCAGTTACTAAGTAATTTAATAACATTGGTGAGAATACACGTACTGGATTTACTCCACAACCAGTGTAGTTACCTATTGCTACAATAATACCTACTAATACTAAACCAATACTTAGTCCTGCATCTGCTGCAGGTGCTTTTTTATCTACTGCTGTAGCCATAATTACATACATTAATAAGAAAGTACCTAAGAATTCAGCTATAAACATTCCAATTAGTGAAATATCACCAAATGGTCCACATCCACCAAGTACTCCTATTGTTGATGCTGCATTACCTGATATTGCAAGTAATGTTGCACTTGCAATCAATGCTCCAATAAATTGTGCTACAATATATGGTATTAAATCAGATGTAGGGAATTTTTTTCCAGCCCATAGTCCTATAGTTACTGCTGGGTTGAAGTGTGCTCCAGATATAGGACCAAATGCATATATTGC
The sequence above is drawn from the Methanosphaera sp. WGK6 genome and encodes:
- a CDS encoding MIP/aquaporin family protein gives rise to the protein MTEIKKILAEIVGTFILVFFGTAAVVLTLFINNGATSTSIYNIGITMPDWIGIGLAFGLALTVAIYAFGPISGAHFNPAVTIGLWAGKKFPTSDLIPYIVAQFIGALIASATLLAISGNAASTIGVLGGCGPFGDISLIGMFIAEFLGTFLLMYVIMATAVDKKAPAADAGLSIGLVLVGIIVAIGNYTGCGVNPVRVFSPMLLNYLVTGANAFAYYPIYLIAPIIGAIVAVYLYDYFHKEIGY
- a CDS encoding ABC transporter ATP-binding protein: MTFEIENVSKKFISNEHEEVNALEDINLTIESNKFVCFIGPSGCGKTTLLRLMEGFENPSEGTIKDNGEIVLEPSRSRGFIFQDYSLFPWLNVIDNVTFGLMIAGKPEEENKERALKYLKAVGLEEFAYSYPHELSGGMKQRVAIIRSIINDCDTLLMDEPFSALDVQTKKGLQKMLVENWRKHNRTIVFVTHDVDEAVYLADEIVVFSRRPGKIKKIIKNNLPRPRDRETHEFHDLVFEVTNYIDESEDV
- the nifS gene encoding cysteine desulfurase NifS, whose protein sequence is MYMDNSATTAVDEEVLKEMLPYFNEKFGNASTLYGLGVDAKRALEKARKQVADLINADPSEITFTSGGTESDNMVLKGVALKEYQKATPENPRNHIITTTIEHPAVLNTCKFLEKFGFEITYLPVGSEGIINLDDLKAAIKDSTILISIMHANNEVGTIQPIKEIGEIAHEHGVLFHTDAVQSAGKIPVDVKEQNVDVLSISSHKINGPKGIGAIYIKKGVRFEVLIHGGGQEDGNRSGTENMPGIVGFGKAAEIANEKLDEHMKHNQEIRDAIIEKVTSQVKDSYVNGSMEHRLPNNVHLRFSGIEGESLILRLDNEGINAATGSACSTHDLKGSHVLAALGIKPALSHGSLRLSIGPDNSIEDVDYIVASIKKVVDYLRELSPLWDNETDEYIGDKFEKPVDDEDLDRY
- a CDS encoding ABC transporter permease, with product MGLDKLVLPIIIVIAWYIISDVLMLFPSYILPGPLEVITAFINQISSGSLFRDIIDTLYRVLVGMFLAAVVGISLGIVLGESKRLERLCNLIISILRPIPPIAWIPFSILWFGIGTAPAVFIIFMGCVFPILISTIDGVRRTRKVLLEAALSFGASRTQLLTEVILPSTIPYIISALKVAIGVALMCTIAGEMIGSSTGIGHMILTSTNIFDTGSTVVGMLVIGFLGIIFDYIFTKIQERIFW